Proteins encoded together in one Anaerolineae bacterium window:
- a CDS encoding Crp/Fnr family transcriptional regulator: MISPEILRRYPFFAGLDDAFLTALAMISDEVVLADGVWLFHEEDSADAFYLVLRGTIQLRARLPRNAYADLDQLVEGDIVGWSAICKPAVYTLGAYTPTGARLIRFEGAAMRKLMEERPEMGYVLMCRVAQEIGNRLADLRNRFVSIATP, encoded by the coding sequence ATGATATCGCCTGAGATTCTGCGCCGGTATCCTTTCTTTGCTGGACTTGATGACGCCTTTCTCACTGCGCTGGCCATGATCAGCGACGAGGTGGTCCTGGCCGACGGGGTGTGGCTGTTCCATGAGGAAGACAGCGCCGACGCCTTCTACCTGGTGTTGCGCGGGACGATCCAGTTGCGGGCGCGGTTGCCGCGCAATGCCTACGCCGACCTGGATCAACTGGTGGAGGGGGATATCGTTGGCTGGTCGGCCATCTGCAAGCCAGCGGTGTACACGCTGGGCGCCTACACGCCAACAGGCGCGCGGCTGATCCGCTTTGAGGGCGCGGCGATGCGCAAGTTGATGGAAGAGCGGCCCGAAATGGGCTATGTGCTGATGTGCCGGGTGGCCCAGGAGATCGGCAACCGCCTGGCCGACCTGCGCAATCGCTTTGTCAGCATTGCCACTCCCTGA